Proteins co-encoded in one Apis mellifera strain DH4 linkage group LG15, Amel_HAv3.1, whole genome shotgun sequence genomic window:
- the LOC726746 gene encoding HIG1 domain family member 2A, mitochondrial — protein MSSYTSENSEELKELDWIRVQTKLNDDYKIESLKERMIRKVKENPIIPFGILATTSALSYGLYSFYMGNTKMSQLMMRTRVGAQSFTLLAILGGWLIIGKKNN, from the exons atgtcgTCATATACATCAGAAAATtcagaagaattaaaagaattagatTGGATTCGTGTACAAACTAAATTGAatgatgattataaaattgaatcattaaaagaaagaatgatacgtaaagtaaaagaaaatccTATAATACCTTTTG gTATTTTAGCAACTACAAGTGCTCTTTCTTATGGTTTGTACTCTTTTTATATGGGAAATACTAAAATGTCTCAATTAATGATGCGTACTCGAGTTGGAGCACAAAGTTTCACTCTTTTAGCTATCCTTGGTGGTTGGCTtattataggaaaaaaaaataattaa
- the LOC409712 gene encoding short/branched chain specific acyl-CoA dehydrogenase, mitochondrial: MNLFTLQINQISRKIYNKKYLSKCIIRLNHNPGPLSQFTDEEILMKESVNKLAKEEIAPLVRKMEKESKIDEGLIRKLFENGLMGIEIPEKYGGSGCNFMTTILSVEEVAKVDGSVAALIDIHNTLVNSLIKKVATEEQKKRYLPRLAQDYAGSFCLTEPGSGSDAFSLKTIAKKDGSDYVISGTKMWISNSDIAELFLVFANANPSAGYRGITTFFVERDTPGLTIAKPEDKLGIKASGTCMIHFDNVRVPEDNILGHFGHGYKYAAGFLNEGRIGIGAQMIGIAQGCLDATIPYTLERKQFGKDIFSFQSMQHQIAQVVTELESARLLVYNAARLVDIKKDVMKEAAMAKFVASETALRVTAKCIDFMGGVGFTTDFPQEKYFRDSKIGTIYEGTSNMQLSTIAKCIRKEYS; the protein is encoded by the exons atgaatttatttactcTTCAAATTAACcag atatcccgaaaaatatataacaaaaaatatttaagtaaatgTATAATACGATTGAATCATAATCCTGGACCTTTATCCCAATTTAcagatgaagaaattttaatgaaagaaagcg TTAATAAATTAGCAAAAGAGGAAATTGCTCCGCTTGTacgtaaaatggaaaaagaaagcaaAATAGATGAAGGATTAATACGAAAGCTTTTTGAAAATGGT TTAATGGGTATTGAAATACCAGAAAAATACGGTGGTTCTGGATGTAACTTCATGACAACAATTTTAAGTGTCGAAGAAGTTGCCAAAGTTGATGGATCTGTGGCAGCTCTAATAGACATTCATAACACTTtagtaaattcattaattaagaaaGTTGCTAcggaagaacaaaaaaaaagatatctacCAAGATTAGCTCAAGATTAC gcGGGAAGCTTTTGTCTTACGGAACCTGGTTCAGGATCAGAcgctttttctttaaaaactaTAGCAAAAAAAGATGGATCCGATTATGTGATAAGTGGAACAAAAATGTGGATTTCAAACTCCGATATtgcagaattatttttagttttcgcAAATGCAAATCCTTCCGCT GGATATCGTGGTATTACAACATTTTTTGTAGAACGAGATACACCTGGATTGACAATAGCCAAACCAGAAGATAAATTAGGAATTAAAGCATCGGGTACATGTATGATTCACTTCGACAATGTcaga gTGCctgaagataatattttaggaCATTTTGGGCATGGATATAAATATGCCGCtggatttttaaatgaagGACGAATTGGTATCGGAGCTCAAATGATTGGTATAGCACAAGGTTGCTTGGATGCTACAATACCATATAcattagaaagaaaacaatttgggaaagatatattttcatttcaa tCTATGCAACATCAAATCGCACAAGTAGTTACTGAACTTGAATCTGCCAGATTATTGGTTTACAATGCAGCCAGATTagtcgatataaaaaaagatgtaatGAAAGAGGCTGCTATGGCGAAATTCGTTGCATCgg aAACGGCTTTGCGTGTTACTGCAAAATGTATTGACTTTATGGGTGGAGTAGGATTTACAACTGATTTTCcccaagaaaaatatttcagagatTCGAAAATCGGTACGATTTATGAAGGAACCAGTAATATGCAATTATCAACAATAGCCAAATGTATTCGTaaagaatattcataa
- the LOC409609 gene encoding 26S proteasome non-ATPase regulatory subunit 4: MVLESTMICVDNSDYMRNGDFLPTRLQAQQDAVNLVCHSKTRSNPENNVGLITLANVEVLATLTSDVGRILSKLHQVQPNGNLSLITGIRIAHLALKHRQGKNHKMRIVAFIGSPIEIDEKELVKLAKRLKKEKVNVDVISFGEESINNEVLTAFINALNGKDGTGSHLVTVPPGPHLSDALISSPIIQGEDGMGGTGMGGSAYEFGVDPNEDPELALALRVSMEEQRQRQEDEARRAQANEAATNKPPETIKEVHNEEAMLKRALAMSLEGAETSSSTADNTVPANINAPDFARMTEEEQIAFAMQMSMQDQQELESLKEEAMEVEEDYAAVMSDPAFLQSVLENLPGVDPHSEAVRQAVGSLQQNKDKDKEKEKEKDKDKDKDKDKDKDKDKDKEKK, encoded by the exons ATGGTACTGGAAAGTACGATGATATG TGTTGACAACAGCGATTATATGAGAAATGGAGATTTTTTACCAACACGACTGCAAGCACAACAAGATGCTGTTAATTTAGTTTGTCATTCAAAAACACGATCGAATCCCGAAAATAATGTTGGTTTGATAACACTAGCTAA tgtTGAAGTATTAGCTACACTTACAAGTGATGTGGGcagaattttatcaaaacttCATCAAGTTCAACCAAATGGTAACTTAAGTTTAATTACAGGAATACGAATTGcacat TTAGCATTGAAACATCGTCAAggtaaaaatcataaaatgcgTATTGTGGCTTTTATTGGTAGTCCTATAGAAATTGATGAGAAAGAACTTGTAAAATTagcaaaaagattaaaaaaagagaaagttaATGTAGATGTGATTAGTTTTGGTGAAGAAAGCATTAACAATGAAGTGTTAACAGCCTTTATCAATGCTCTTAATGGAAAAGATGGAACAGGCAGTCATTTAGTCACAGTTCCACCTGGACCACATTTATCTGATGCATTGATTTCTTCTCCTATTATTCAAGGAGAAGATGGAATGGGTGGTACAGGTATGGGAGGGTCTGCTTATGAATTTGGTGTTGATCCAAATGAAGATCCAGAATTGGCATTG GCATTACGTGTTTCTATGGAAGAGCAACGTCAGCGTCAAGAAGATGAAGCGCGTCGTGCACAAGCTAATGAAGCAGCTACAAATAAACCACCAGAAACAATTAAAGAAGTGCATAATGAAGAAGCAATGTTAAAGCGTGCACTCGCTATGTCACTTGAGGGTGCAGAAACATCATCATCAACAGCTGATAATACTGTTCCTGCTAACATAAATGCACCTGATTTTGCACGCATGACTGAGGAAGAACAAATTGCTTTTGCTATGCAGATGTCTATGCAAGATCAAC aagAACTTGAATCTCTAAAAGAAGAAGCAATGGAAGTTGAAGAAGATTATGCTGCTGTAATGTCTGATCCAGCATTCTTGCAATctgttttggaaaatttaccGGGTGTTGATCCTCATTCAGAAGCTGTTCGTCAAGCTGTTGGATCTCTTCAACAAAACAAGGATAAggacaaagaaaaagagaaagaaaaggacaaAGATAAGGATAAAGATAAGGACAAAGATAAGGACAAAGATAAagacaaggaaaaaaaataa
- the LOC409610 gene encoding rhotekin-2, translating to MAPRRKSIGSLRGSLNDSLDKENNYLRSLSDYQARVRRRESIRNYKNVAEYDLEQKIELETKIKEGSSRLLAAARHPAQSLEAARALLTSSKRMSAYMVELEHQKKNMSLKTSTFNSKGKLSISDLRFPLMWRDTDHFKNRGDYRRFAIFCIVRVGAEVHDTNLLFPIDRKQTDISFPDVLLFNNVPAEFELSLEVYSHILQEDLSIASTPRKIRKTIHSSISKTVGRKFAAVLRDEYEFNKVPQFELMAYAKMTLDDSNKNIRSHDLTLNNFGNKIQILPLFGHFCCRLAIQPYCMNKEICAGFAIVNNQRCWIRLQNFQIDSWKSKKCIEKLEPIYTICMTKETIVRRSKSIKNQLRIINNVTDNEKRDVIELYSNEDAQKWLEQLTICIQEHARWKHAVIIPQQVPNFEYLNENTNIKNFFNNTNKRQKSLYDETSLLDNICKEVNIFQSK from the exons ATGGCGCCACGTAGAAAAAGTATTGGATCGTTACGCGGTTCTTTAAATGACAgtttagataaagaaaataattatttgcgtTCATTAAGTGATTATCAAGCACGAGTTCGAAGGCGAGAAagtattcgaaattataaaaatgtagcg GAATATGACTTAGAACAAAAAATTGAACTAGAAACTAAAATCAAAGAAGGATCCTCTAGATTATTAGCTGCTGCGCGGCATCCTGCACAAAGTTTAGAAGCGGCACGTGCTTTGTTAACTTCAAGCAAAAGAATGTCTGCTTATATGGTTGAATTAGAacatcagaaaaaaaatatgtcattGAAAACAag CACTTTTAATAGTAAAGGAAAACTGTCAATTTCAGATCTTAGATTTCCTTTAATGTGGAGAGATActgatcattttaaaaatcgaggaGATTATCGaagatttgcaattttttgtaTAGTCCGAGTTGGTGCAGAAGTTCATGAtacaaatttactttttcctaTTGATAGAAAACAAACTGATATTAGTTTTCCTGatgttttattgtttaataatgtgCCAGCtgaatttgaattatcttTAGAAGTTTATAGTCACATTTTGCAAGAAGATCTTAGTATTGCTAGTACtccaagaaaaattagaaaaacaattcattcttcaatttcaaaaactgTAGGTAGAAAGTTCGCGGCAGTTTTACGAGATGAATATGAGTTTAACAAAGTACCACAATTTGAATTGATGGCTTATGCAAAAATGACTCTTGACGatagcaataaaaatatacgttcACATGAtctaacattaaataattttgggaataaaattcaaatattgccACTTTTTGGACATTTTTGCTGTCGTTTAGCTATTCAACCATATTgcatgaataaagaaatttgcgCTGGATTTGCGATTGTAAATAATCAACGATGTTGGATACGATtacagaattttcaaattgatagttggaaatcaaagaaatgtatagaaaaattagagcCTATATATACCATTTGTATGACCAag gaAACTATTGTTCGCCgatcaaaatcaataaaaaatcaattacgaataataaataatgtaactgATAATGAAAAACGCGatgttatagaattatattcaaatgaaGATGCTCAAAAATGGCTCGAACAATTAACAATATGTATTCAAGAACATGCTAGATGGAAACATGCAGTGATAATACCTCAACAAGTtccaaattttgaatatctaaatgaaaatacaaatataaagaattttttcaataatacaaaCAAACGACAAAAATCTCTTTATGACGAAACTtcattattagataatatttgtaaagaagtaaacatatttcaatctaaataa
- the LOC100577209 gene encoding SRR1-like protein, which translates to MRDSEEFKLVTNRKKRAPKIRTICHSSTFLSTNNDNDGDHNINYETVFGKLLKAEIELKNSSFADNVFHYLKDSLKALDGNGISDIVCYGLGHFFNRRSSKYQLALLLFLKKHFNPQIYVYDPIFSSKEIEFLKKLDFNVIKINEEGKRIICDNITLVYMPHCSVHLINNFLYANWCKKLNKCILLTNSFSIVADNFRKTNKSSPIDYILRIQPYVTEIVLQNNFIYEEVFNDLNIHIFLEQNISKIPQSFWNEQEKPCYQDIEIDYLTAKQTEEIDAKNLLEER; encoded by the exons ATGCGAGACAGTGAAGAATTTAAACTCGTAACTAATCGAAAGAAACGTGCACCTAAGATTCGAACTATATGCCATTCAAGTACATTTTTATCTACTAACAATGACAATGATGGCGATCACAACATTAATTACGAAACAGTTTTTGG aaaattactAAAGGCTGAAATTGAACtgaaaaattcatcatttgctgataatgtttttcattatttgaaagatTCATTAAAAGCTTTAGATGGCAATGGTATTTCTGATATAGTGTGCTATGGTTTGggtcatttttttaatcgcaGATCTTCTAAATATCAATTAGCACtacttttgtttttaaaaaaacattttaatcctcaaatttatgtatatgatccgattttttcttccaaagaAATTGAGTTTCTAAAAAAACTTGATttcaatgttataaaaattaatgaagaagGCAAACGCATTATATGTGATAATATTACTTTAGTATATATGCCACATTGTTCagtacatttaattaataatttcctttatGCTAATTGGtgtaaaaagttaaataaatgcaTTCTTTTAACAAACAGTTTTTCAATTGTGGCagataatttcagaaaaacaaataaatctaGTCCTATTGATTATATCTTGCGTATACAACCATATGTAACAGAAattgttttacaaaataatttcatatacgaagaagtatttaatgatttaaatattcatatatttcttgaacaaaatattagtaaaattcCTCAAAGTTTTTGGAACGAACAAGAAAAACCTTGCTATcaagatattgaaattgattatttaactGCTAAACAAACTGAAGAAATAGATGCtaagaattt ATTAGAAGAAAGATGA
- the LOC100577320 gene encoding uncharacterized protein LOC100577320 — protein sequence MSLNIRMNKWAPKLTIIFQLTIWSIIGIILLQKGVISLCEKTKVRNDTISKQEKLTRWNESELFKESNITENRFKIIKFQIDTQRENITIDKPKNITSNKQWHTGNGIFKTISTIKKRTTIRHEHDTRDLHSIQSSTIYSNNKNEVEKIKHKANIIIPLISNENPYETENSKMNDSMSSVSFEFKDFGTTNLIRLNEKKFFEHENNEISHKNIGNDKSEVKSRRSHVNRVGTAIAILMLAIGIVMLLLGPLIVIIRTFSQRRRTRKMLKSKCYNDQPPTYEEATLMDQAPRYSTLQLNTILDSSSL from the exons atgtcttTAAAcataagaatgaataaatggGCTCCAAAATTGACAATCATCTTTCAGCTGACTATTTGGAGTATCATTGGAATTATACTTCTACAAAAAGGTGTAATCTCCTTGTGTGAAAAGACGAAAGTACGAAATGACACAATTAGCAAACAG GAAAAGTTAACAAGATGGAATGAAAGTGAATTGTTTAAAGAATCAAATATTACagaaaatcgttttaaaataataaaatttcaaatagacACTCAACGAGAAAACATTACTATTGATAAGCCTAAGAATATTACGTCGAATAAACAATGGCATACCGgcaatggaatatttaaaacgatttcAACGATCAAAAAACGAACAACAATTCGACATGAACACGATACTAGAGATCTACATTCAATTCAATCTTcaacaatttattcaaataacaaaaatgaagTAGAGAAAATAAAGCACAaagcgaatattattattccactCATTTCTAATGAAAATCCTTATGAGACAGAAAACAGTAAAATGAATGATAGCATGTCAAGTGTTTCATTTGAATTCAAAGACTTTGGTACTACTAATTTAATTaggttgaatgaaaaaaaattttttgaacacgaaaacaatgaaatatcccataaaaatataggaaacGATAAAAGTGAAGTCAAATCGCGACGATCACACGTAAATCGAGTCGGAACAGCTATTGCTATACTCATGCTTGCAATCGGTATTGTCATGTTACTTTTAGGACCGCTCATAGTTATCATACGTACTTTTAGTCAGAGAAGGCGGAccagaaaaatgttaaaatcaaaatgttaTAACGATCAGCCGCCAACTTACGAAGAAGCAACATTAATGGATCAAGCACCAAGATATTCGACGCTCCAATTGAATACAATACttgattcttcttctctttaa